One genomic region from Eublepharis macularius isolate TG4126 chromosome 18, MPM_Emac_v1.0, whole genome shotgun sequence encodes:
- the ATOSA gene encoding atos homolog protein A isoform X1: MVYSGNRWLHVEDTLDEYFEYEAEEFLVNLAFLITEGRTPEYSVKGRTEGFHCPPAQSGQPVTAKHECSDKLAQCRQARRTRSEVTLLWKNNIPIMVEVMLLPDCCYSDEGPTTEGNDLNDPAVKQDALLLERWTLEPVPRQSGDRFIEEKTLLLAVRSFVFFSQLSAWLSVSHGAVPHNILYRVSAAHVDLQWNFSQTPTEHFFPVPNVSHNVALKVSVQSLPRQSNYPVLTCSIHTNLGFYETRIEERSGHQHCDSIKAEQCKTPTSQRSRGKLMWPEGVPNAKKGPELGTAVRTMKLYPSTGLGSDFRASESKLQCYAAAVDSKKLSQETSERALKPSSDCQNGYPSRHSLGDSIPLIGSLLQERQEVIARIAQHLIHCDPATSPIMGRPFNMNETGLVNLKAARSTQEDESFLKKGKEPSSGSTASLEPSASENSNVGKARMIPEKSLSSSQSPMTQRSRPSIEETNPLISSLLQERQEVIARIAQHLIHCDPPTSHVTHPVFNMHEISSVNSKCFPNSCEDDSLLKKGRETSSNSFCSSRLNSLEDNLKAVGKTPATPFNSFRYDAELNISPKPQARRKLLLADPNEIVQNTFQQSPSSRSTSPLPFMIQSCKKEDNRLELANKLEAVLSSSPRKPRAVYKGIAKQCSPFSCSNELICTDKLKDKTIASENGNADCFNNPSLDQSRILENIKVTVTQAPDKLHRSEHKRLNQDSKQPNTCEQNSQLTSIENYLHKDHESFKCKNKQEKVKNTHDENEDPTDYEVQKRTQKKPAEDGLALCEQKRNAEVLRTIPLKHVWRRNNFHHLDGTSTKAFHPRTGLPLLSSPVPERKTRSGCFDLDASLLQLKCLSSKSPQHCMSKENDPDAHEKPFLSSSAPPVTSLSLLGNFEESVLNYRLDPLGIVDGFTAEVGASGVFCPTHMTLPVEVSFYSVSDDNAPSPYMGVIALESLGKRGYRVPPSGTIQVTLFNPNKTVVKMFVVIYDLREMPANHQTFLRQRTFSVPVRRETKRSINKENTRRSEERLLRYLIHLRFQSSKSGKIYLYRDVRLLFSRKSMEVDSGAAYELKSYTESPTNPQFSPRC, translated from the exons ACACTTTAGATGAATACTTCGAATACGAAGCAGAAGAGTTCCTTGTCAACTTGGCCTtcctgattactgaaggtagaaCACCAGAATATTCTGTAAAGGGTAGAACTGAAGGCTTCCACTGCCCTCCAGCGCAATCGGGTCAGCCAGTAACAGCTAAGCATGAATGCAGTGACAAACTGGCCCAG TGTCGTCAAGCTCGGCGCACTAGGTCTGAGGTTACTCTGCTTTGGAAGAATAATATTCCTATCATGGTAGAAGTGATGCTACTTCCAGACTGTTGCTACAGCGATGAAGGGCCCACCACAGAAGGGAATGACTTAAATGATCCTGCCGTCAAGCAAGATGCCTTGTTACTAGAGAGATGGACTTTGGAGCCAGTTCCAAGACA AAGTGGCGATCGATTTATCGAAGAGAAGACCCTCTTATTGGCTGTCCGCTCTTTTGTGTTCTTTTCTCAGTTAAGTGCTTGGCTGAGTGTTTCACATGGAGCAGTCCCACACAATATTCTCTACAG AGTGAGCGCGGCACATGTAGACCTGCAGTGGAATTTTTCCCAGACGCCAACTGAGCATTTTTTCCCTGTCCCTAATGTTTCTCACAACGTGGCCTTGAAAGTCAGTGTCCAGTCCTTGCCGAGACAATCTAACTATCCAGTCCTGACCTGCAGTATTCACACCAACCTTGGCTTTTATGAAACGAGGATAGAAGAGCGCAGTGGACATCAGCACTGTGATTCCATCAAGGCAGAGCAATGCAagacacccacctcacagcgctCACGTGGCAAACTGATGTGGCCTGAAGGTGTGCCGAATGCAAAAAAAGGCCCTGAGCTTGGTACAGCTGTCAGAACCATGAAACTTTATCCATCAACTGGGCTCGGGTCGGACTTTAGGGCATCAGAGTCCAAGCTTCAGTGCTATGCAGCTGCTGTTGATAGTAAGAAATTGTCGCAGGAGACCTCAGAGAGAGCATTAAAGCCTTCATCTGACTGCCAAAATGGCTACCCTTCCCGTCATTCGTTAGGAGATTCTATTCCTTTGATAGGCTCTTTACTTCAAGAGCGGCAGGAGGTTATAGCAAGGATTGCCCAACATTTGATTCACTGTGATCCAGCAACGTCGCCTATTATGGGGCGACCGTTCAACATGAACGAAACAGGTTTGGTTAACTTGAAAGCTGCACGGAGCACACAAGAAGATGAAAGTTTtctgaaaaaaggaaaggaacCATCCTCCGGTTCTACTGCTAGCTTAGAACCGTCTGCATCAGAAAACAGCAATGTAGGAAAAGCCCGAATGATACCAGAAAAATCTTTATCCAGCTCCCAGAGTCCAATGACCCAGCGCTCCCGCCCATCTATAGAGGAAACGAACCCACTGATAAGTTCTTTACTTCAGGAGCGGCAGGAGGTCATTGCTAGGATTGCCCAACACCTGATTCACTGTGATCCACCAACTTCACATGTTACTCATCCTGTGTTTAACATGCATGAAATTAGTTCAGTAAATTCAAAGTGTTTTCCTAATTCCTGTGAAGATGACAGCCTGCTGAAGAAAGGCAGGGAAACTTCATCCAATTCCTTCTGTAGTTCAAGGTTGAATTCATTGGAAGACAACCTAAAAGCAGTGGGCAAAACACCAGCAACCCCCTTTAATTCTTTTAGATATGACGCTGAATTGAACATTTCTCCAAAACCCCAGGCAAGAAGAAAATTGCTTCTTGCAGACCCCAACGAAATAGTCCAAAATACATTTCAGCAGTCTCCTTCCAGTAGAAGTACAAGTCCATTGCCCTTTATGATCCAATCATGTAAGAAAGAAGATAATAGATTGGAACTGGCAAATAAATTGGAAGCGGTACTTTCCAGTTCTCCCCGCAAACCTCGAGCTGTATACAAAGGTATTGCCAAGCAGTGTTCCCCTTTCAGCTGTAGCAACGAACTGATTTGCACAGATAAGCTTAAGGACAAAACAATCGCTAGTGAAAATGGCAACGCAGACTGTTTCAACAATCCATCATTGGATCAGTCTAGAATACTTGAAAATATTAAAGTGACTGTAACACAGGCACCTGACAAATTGCACAGAAGCGAACATAAGCGCTTAAATCAAGACTCTAAACAACCAAATACTTGCGAACAGAACTCCCAGCTCACTAGTATTGAAAACTATTTACATAAAGACCATGAAAGTTTcaaatgcaaaaacaaacaagaaaaagttaaaaacacACATGACGAGAATGAAGACCCGACGGACTATGAAGTTCAAAAACGCACTCAGAAGAAGCCCGCAGAAGATGGCTTGGCTCTGTGTGAACAAAAGAGGAACGCAGAGGTGCTG AGAACAATACCACTTAAACATGTTTGGCGGAGAAACAATTTTCACCATTTGGACGGGACCTCTACTAAGGCTTTCCATCCTCGAACTGGGTTGCCTCTGCTTTCAAGCCCT GTTCCTGAAAGAAAAACACGTTCCGGCTGTTTTGATCTCGACGCATCACTGTTACAGTTAAAATGTTTGTCCTCCAAAAG CCCACAACATTGTATGAGCAAAGAGAATGACCCAGATGCCCACGAAAAACCATTTCTGAGTTCCAGCGCACCACCCGTAACTAGTCTTAGCCTCCTTGGAAACTTTGAG GAGTCCGTGTTGAACTATCGTTTAGATCCCCTGGGCATTGTCGATGGCTTCACGGCTGAAGTAGGAGCAAGTGGTGTTTTCTGTCCAACTCACATGACTCTTCCAGTTGAAGTTTCATTCTACAGTGTTTCTGATGACAACGCTCCCTCTCCTTATATG GGTGTAATTGCTCTGGAATCTCTTGGTAAAAGGGGTTATCGGGTACCTCCTTCAGGAACAATACAAGTG ACCTTATTCAATCCTAACAAGACTGTGGTGAAGATGTTTGTGGTGATATACGACTTGCGAGAGATGCCAGCCAATCATCAAACATTCCTACGGCAAAGAACCTTTTCTGTCCCCGTGAGACGAGAAACAAAGAGAAGCATCAATAAAGAAAACACTCGACGTTCTGAAGAAAGGTTACTTCGCTACCTCATTCATCTGAG GTTCCAGAGTTCTAAGTCTGGAAAGATCTACCTCTACAGAGATGTAAGGCTCCTGTTCTCTCGAAAATCCATGGAAGTCGACAGCGGCGCTGCATACGAACTCAAATCTTACACTGAATCTCCAACGAATCCTCAGTTTTCACCCAGATGCTAG
- the ATOSA gene encoding atos homolog protein A isoform X2: protein MKPDRDTLDEYFEYEAEEFLVNLAFLITEGRTPEYSVKGRTEGFHCPPAQSGQPVTAKHECSDKLAQCRQARRTRSEVTLLWKNNIPIMVEVMLLPDCCYSDEGPTTEGNDLNDPAVKQDALLLERWTLEPVPRQSGDRFIEEKTLLLAVRSFVFFSQLSAWLSVSHGAVPHNILYRVSAAHVDLQWNFSQTPTEHFFPVPNVSHNVALKVSVQSLPRQSNYPVLTCSIHTNLGFYETRIEERSGHQHCDSIKAEQCKTPTSQRSRGKLMWPEGVPNAKKGPELGTAVRTMKLYPSTGLGSDFRASESKLQCYAAAVDSKKLSQETSERALKPSSDCQNGYPSRHSLGDSIPLIGSLLQERQEVIARIAQHLIHCDPATSPIMGRPFNMNETGLVNLKAARSTQEDESFLKKGKEPSSGSTASLEPSASENSNVGKARMIPEKSLSSSQSPMTQRSRPSIEETNPLISSLLQERQEVIARIAQHLIHCDPPTSHVTHPVFNMHEISSVNSKCFPNSCEDDSLLKKGRETSSNSFCSSRLNSLEDNLKAVGKTPATPFNSFRYDAELNISPKPQARRKLLLADPNEIVQNTFQQSPSSRSTSPLPFMIQSCKKEDNRLELANKLEAVLSSSPRKPRAVYKGIAKQCSPFSCSNELICTDKLKDKTIASENGNADCFNNPSLDQSRILENIKVTVTQAPDKLHRSEHKRLNQDSKQPNTCEQNSQLTSIENYLHKDHESFKCKNKQEKVKNTHDENEDPTDYEVQKRTQKKPAEDGLALCEQKRNAEVLRTIPLKHVWRRNNFHHLDGTSTKAFHPRTGLPLLSSPVPERKTRSGCFDLDASLLQLKCLSSKSPQHCMSKENDPDAHEKPFLSSSAPPVTSLSLLGNFEESVLNYRLDPLGIVDGFTAEVGASGVFCPTHMTLPVEVSFYSVSDDNAPSPYMGVIALESLGKRGYRVPPSGTIQVTLFNPNKTVVKMFVVIYDLREMPANHQTFLRQRTFSVPVRRETKRSINKENTRRSEERLLRYLIHLRFQSSKSGKIYLYRDVRLLFSRKSMEVDSGAAYELKSYTESPTNPQFSPRC, encoded by the exons ACACTTTAGATGAATACTTCGAATACGAAGCAGAAGAGTTCCTTGTCAACTTGGCCTtcctgattactgaaggtagaaCACCAGAATATTCTGTAAAGGGTAGAACTGAAGGCTTCCACTGCCCTCCAGCGCAATCGGGTCAGCCAGTAACAGCTAAGCATGAATGCAGTGACAAACTGGCCCAG TGTCGTCAAGCTCGGCGCACTAGGTCTGAGGTTACTCTGCTTTGGAAGAATAATATTCCTATCATGGTAGAAGTGATGCTACTTCCAGACTGTTGCTACAGCGATGAAGGGCCCACCACAGAAGGGAATGACTTAAATGATCCTGCCGTCAAGCAAGATGCCTTGTTACTAGAGAGATGGACTTTGGAGCCAGTTCCAAGACA AAGTGGCGATCGATTTATCGAAGAGAAGACCCTCTTATTGGCTGTCCGCTCTTTTGTGTTCTTTTCTCAGTTAAGTGCTTGGCTGAGTGTTTCACATGGAGCAGTCCCACACAATATTCTCTACAG AGTGAGCGCGGCACATGTAGACCTGCAGTGGAATTTTTCCCAGACGCCAACTGAGCATTTTTTCCCTGTCCCTAATGTTTCTCACAACGTGGCCTTGAAAGTCAGTGTCCAGTCCTTGCCGAGACAATCTAACTATCCAGTCCTGACCTGCAGTATTCACACCAACCTTGGCTTTTATGAAACGAGGATAGAAGAGCGCAGTGGACATCAGCACTGTGATTCCATCAAGGCAGAGCAATGCAagacacccacctcacagcgctCACGTGGCAAACTGATGTGGCCTGAAGGTGTGCCGAATGCAAAAAAAGGCCCTGAGCTTGGTACAGCTGTCAGAACCATGAAACTTTATCCATCAACTGGGCTCGGGTCGGACTTTAGGGCATCAGAGTCCAAGCTTCAGTGCTATGCAGCTGCTGTTGATAGTAAGAAATTGTCGCAGGAGACCTCAGAGAGAGCATTAAAGCCTTCATCTGACTGCCAAAATGGCTACCCTTCCCGTCATTCGTTAGGAGATTCTATTCCTTTGATAGGCTCTTTACTTCAAGAGCGGCAGGAGGTTATAGCAAGGATTGCCCAACATTTGATTCACTGTGATCCAGCAACGTCGCCTATTATGGGGCGACCGTTCAACATGAACGAAACAGGTTTGGTTAACTTGAAAGCTGCACGGAGCACACAAGAAGATGAAAGTTTtctgaaaaaaggaaaggaacCATCCTCCGGTTCTACTGCTAGCTTAGAACCGTCTGCATCAGAAAACAGCAATGTAGGAAAAGCCCGAATGATACCAGAAAAATCTTTATCCAGCTCCCAGAGTCCAATGACCCAGCGCTCCCGCCCATCTATAGAGGAAACGAACCCACTGATAAGTTCTTTACTTCAGGAGCGGCAGGAGGTCATTGCTAGGATTGCCCAACACCTGATTCACTGTGATCCACCAACTTCACATGTTACTCATCCTGTGTTTAACATGCATGAAATTAGTTCAGTAAATTCAAAGTGTTTTCCTAATTCCTGTGAAGATGACAGCCTGCTGAAGAAAGGCAGGGAAACTTCATCCAATTCCTTCTGTAGTTCAAGGTTGAATTCATTGGAAGACAACCTAAAAGCAGTGGGCAAAACACCAGCAACCCCCTTTAATTCTTTTAGATATGACGCTGAATTGAACATTTCTCCAAAACCCCAGGCAAGAAGAAAATTGCTTCTTGCAGACCCCAACGAAATAGTCCAAAATACATTTCAGCAGTCTCCTTCCAGTAGAAGTACAAGTCCATTGCCCTTTATGATCCAATCATGTAAGAAAGAAGATAATAGATTGGAACTGGCAAATAAATTGGAAGCGGTACTTTCCAGTTCTCCCCGCAAACCTCGAGCTGTATACAAAGGTATTGCCAAGCAGTGTTCCCCTTTCAGCTGTAGCAACGAACTGATTTGCACAGATAAGCTTAAGGACAAAACAATCGCTAGTGAAAATGGCAACGCAGACTGTTTCAACAATCCATCATTGGATCAGTCTAGAATACTTGAAAATATTAAAGTGACTGTAACACAGGCACCTGACAAATTGCACAGAAGCGAACATAAGCGCTTAAATCAAGACTCTAAACAACCAAATACTTGCGAACAGAACTCCCAGCTCACTAGTATTGAAAACTATTTACATAAAGACCATGAAAGTTTcaaatgcaaaaacaaacaagaaaaagttaaaaacacACATGACGAGAATGAAGACCCGACGGACTATGAAGTTCAAAAACGCACTCAGAAGAAGCCCGCAGAAGATGGCTTGGCTCTGTGTGAACAAAAGAGGAACGCAGAGGTGCTG AGAACAATACCACTTAAACATGTTTGGCGGAGAAACAATTTTCACCATTTGGACGGGACCTCTACTAAGGCTTTCCATCCTCGAACTGGGTTGCCTCTGCTTTCAAGCCCT GTTCCTGAAAGAAAAACACGTTCCGGCTGTTTTGATCTCGACGCATCACTGTTACAGTTAAAATGTTTGTCCTCCAAAAG CCCACAACATTGTATGAGCAAAGAGAATGACCCAGATGCCCACGAAAAACCATTTCTGAGTTCCAGCGCACCACCCGTAACTAGTCTTAGCCTCCTTGGAAACTTTGAG GAGTCCGTGTTGAACTATCGTTTAGATCCCCTGGGCATTGTCGATGGCTTCACGGCTGAAGTAGGAGCAAGTGGTGTTTTCTGTCCAACTCACATGACTCTTCCAGTTGAAGTTTCATTCTACAGTGTTTCTGATGACAACGCTCCCTCTCCTTATATG GGTGTAATTGCTCTGGAATCTCTTGGTAAAAGGGGTTATCGGGTACCTCCTTCAGGAACAATACAAGTG ACCTTATTCAATCCTAACAAGACTGTGGTGAAGATGTTTGTGGTGATATACGACTTGCGAGAGATGCCAGCCAATCATCAAACATTCCTACGGCAAAGAACCTTTTCTGTCCCCGTGAGACGAGAAACAAAGAGAAGCATCAATAAAGAAAACACTCGACGTTCTGAAGAAAGGTTACTTCGCTACCTCATTCATCTGAG GTTCCAGAGTTCTAAGTCTGGAAAGATCTACCTCTACAGAGATGTAAGGCTCCTGTTCTCTCGAAAATCCATGGAAGTCGACAGCGGCGCTGCATACGAACTCAAATCTTACACTGAATCTCCAACGAATCCTCAGTTTTCACCCAGATGCTAG
- the ATOSA gene encoding atos homolog protein A isoform X3 codes for MVYSGNRWLHVEDTLDEYFEYEAEEFLVNLAFLITEGRTPEYSVKGRTEGFHCPPAQSGQPVTAKHECSDKLAQCRQARRTRSEVTLLWKNNIPIMVEVMLLPDCCYSDEGPTTEGNDLNDPAVKQDALLLERWTLEPVPRQSGDRFIEEKTLLLAVRSFVFFSQLSAWLSVSHGAVPHNILYRVSAAHVDLQWNFSQTPTEHFFPVPNVSHNVALKVSVQSLPRQSNYPVLTCSIHTNLGFYETRIEERSGHQHCDSIKAEQCKTPTSQRSRGKLMWPEGVPNAKKGPELGTAVRTMKLYPSTGLGSDFRASESKLQCYAAAVDSKKLSQETSERALKPSSDCQNGYPSRHSLGDSIPLIGSLLQERQEVIARIAQHLIHCDPATSPIMGRPFNMNETGLVNLKAARSTQEDESFLKKGKEPSSGSTASLEPSASENSNVGKARMIPEKSLSSSQSPMTQRSRPSIEETNPLISSLLQERQEVIARIAQHLIHCDPPTSHVTHPVFNMHEISSVNSKCFPNSCEDDSLLKKGRETSSNSFCSSRLNSLEDNLKAVGKTPATPFNSFRYDAELNISPKPQARRKLLLADPNEIVQNTFQQSPSSRSTSPLPFMIQSCKKEDNRLELANKLEAVLSSSPRKPRAVYKGIAKQCSPFSCSNELICTDKLKDKTIASENGNADCFNNPSLDQSRILENIKVTVTQAPDKLHRSEHKRLNQDSKQPNTCEQNSQLTSIENYLHKDHESFKCKNKQEKVKNTHDENEDPTDYEVQKRTQKKPAEDGLALCEQKRNAEVLRTIPLKHVWRRNNFHHLDGTSTKAFHPRTGLPLLSSPVPERKTRSGCFDLDASLLQLKCLSSKSPQHCMSKENDPDAHEKPFLSSSAPPVTSLSLLGNFEESVLNYRLDPLGIVDGFTAEVGASGVFCPTHMTLPVEVSFYSVSDDNAPSPYMGVIALESLGKRGYRVPPSGTIQVVSIL; via the exons ACACTTTAGATGAATACTTCGAATACGAAGCAGAAGAGTTCCTTGTCAACTTGGCCTtcctgattactgaaggtagaaCACCAGAATATTCTGTAAAGGGTAGAACTGAAGGCTTCCACTGCCCTCCAGCGCAATCGGGTCAGCCAGTAACAGCTAAGCATGAATGCAGTGACAAACTGGCCCAG TGTCGTCAAGCTCGGCGCACTAGGTCTGAGGTTACTCTGCTTTGGAAGAATAATATTCCTATCATGGTAGAAGTGATGCTACTTCCAGACTGTTGCTACAGCGATGAAGGGCCCACCACAGAAGGGAATGACTTAAATGATCCTGCCGTCAAGCAAGATGCCTTGTTACTAGAGAGATGGACTTTGGAGCCAGTTCCAAGACA AAGTGGCGATCGATTTATCGAAGAGAAGACCCTCTTATTGGCTGTCCGCTCTTTTGTGTTCTTTTCTCAGTTAAGTGCTTGGCTGAGTGTTTCACATGGAGCAGTCCCACACAATATTCTCTACAG AGTGAGCGCGGCACATGTAGACCTGCAGTGGAATTTTTCCCAGACGCCAACTGAGCATTTTTTCCCTGTCCCTAATGTTTCTCACAACGTGGCCTTGAAAGTCAGTGTCCAGTCCTTGCCGAGACAATCTAACTATCCAGTCCTGACCTGCAGTATTCACACCAACCTTGGCTTTTATGAAACGAGGATAGAAGAGCGCAGTGGACATCAGCACTGTGATTCCATCAAGGCAGAGCAATGCAagacacccacctcacagcgctCACGTGGCAAACTGATGTGGCCTGAAGGTGTGCCGAATGCAAAAAAAGGCCCTGAGCTTGGTACAGCTGTCAGAACCATGAAACTTTATCCATCAACTGGGCTCGGGTCGGACTTTAGGGCATCAGAGTCCAAGCTTCAGTGCTATGCAGCTGCTGTTGATAGTAAGAAATTGTCGCAGGAGACCTCAGAGAGAGCATTAAAGCCTTCATCTGACTGCCAAAATGGCTACCCTTCCCGTCATTCGTTAGGAGATTCTATTCCTTTGATAGGCTCTTTACTTCAAGAGCGGCAGGAGGTTATAGCAAGGATTGCCCAACATTTGATTCACTGTGATCCAGCAACGTCGCCTATTATGGGGCGACCGTTCAACATGAACGAAACAGGTTTGGTTAACTTGAAAGCTGCACGGAGCACACAAGAAGATGAAAGTTTtctgaaaaaaggaaaggaacCATCCTCCGGTTCTACTGCTAGCTTAGAACCGTCTGCATCAGAAAACAGCAATGTAGGAAAAGCCCGAATGATACCAGAAAAATCTTTATCCAGCTCCCAGAGTCCAATGACCCAGCGCTCCCGCCCATCTATAGAGGAAACGAACCCACTGATAAGTTCTTTACTTCAGGAGCGGCAGGAGGTCATTGCTAGGATTGCCCAACACCTGATTCACTGTGATCCACCAACTTCACATGTTACTCATCCTGTGTTTAACATGCATGAAATTAGTTCAGTAAATTCAAAGTGTTTTCCTAATTCCTGTGAAGATGACAGCCTGCTGAAGAAAGGCAGGGAAACTTCATCCAATTCCTTCTGTAGTTCAAGGTTGAATTCATTGGAAGACAACCTAAAAGCAGTGGGCAAAACACCAGCAACCCCCTTTAATTCTTTTAGATATGACGCTGAATTGAACATTTCTCCAAAACCCCAGGCAAGAAGAAAATTGCTTCTTGCAGACCCCAACGAAATAGTCCAAAATACATTTCAGCAGTCTCCTTCCAGTAGAAGTACAAGTCCATTGCCCTTTATGATCCAATCATGTAAGAAAGAAGATAATAGATTGGAACTGGCAAATAAATTGGAAGCGGTACTTTCCAGTTCTCCCCGCAAACCTCGAGCTGTATACAAAGGTATTGCCAAGCAGTGTTCCCCTTTCAGCTGTAGCAACGAACTGATTTGCACAGATAAGCTTAAGGACAAAACAATCGCTAGTGAAAATGGCAACGCAGACTGTTTCAACAATCCATCATTGGATCAGTCTAGAATACTTGAAAATATTAAAGTGACTGTAACACAGGCACCTGACAAATTGCACAGAAGCGAACATAAGCGCTTAAATCAAGACTCTAAACAACCAAATACTTGCGAACAGAACTCCCAGCTCACTAGTATTGAAAACTATTTACATAAAGACCATGAAAGTTTcaaatgcaaaaacaaacaagaaaaagttaaaaacacACATGACGAGAATGAAGACCCGACGGACTATGAAGTTCAAAAACGCACTCAGAAGAAGCCCGCAGAAGATGGCTTGGCTCTGTGTGAACAAAAGAGGAACGCAGAGGTGCTG AGAACAATACCACTTAAACATGTTTGGCGGAGAAACAATTTTCACCATTTGGACGGGACCTCTACTAAGGCTTTCCATCCTCGAACTGGGTTGCCTCTGCTTTCAAGCCCT GTTCCTGAAAGAAAAACACGTTCCGGCTGTTTTGATCTCGACGCATCACTGTTACAGTTAAAATGTTTGTCCTCCAAAAG CCCACAACATTGTATGAGCAAAGAGAATGACCCAGATGCCCACGAAAAACCATTTCTGAGTTCCAGCGCACCACCCGTAACTAGTCTTAGCCTCCTTGGAAACTTTGAG GAGTCCGTGTTGAACTATCGTTTAGATCCCCTGGGCATTGTCGATGGCTTCACGGCTGAAGTAGGAGCAAGTGGTGTTTTCTGTCCAACTCACATGACTCTTCCAGTTGAAGTTTCATTCTACAGTGTTTCTGATGACAACGCTCCCTCTCCTTATATG GGTGTAATTGCTCTGGAATCTCTTGGTAAAAGGGGTTATCGGGTACCTCCTTCAGGAACAATACAAGTGGTAAGTATTCTGTAG